A stretch of the Streptomyces sp. NBC_00078 genome encodes the following:
- a CDS encoding Tellurium resistance: protein MGFFDGLWRGREADFDSGSAATNSIALTKRHHQVSLTKQGAATGHLRVNLHWRMRTSDIGGTQRESMLRHPFKALKPPEVMGHSQSMVNVDLDLGCLYELQDGTKGVVQPLGGFLGDVNAAPYVKLSGDDRFGSASGETMYVNLDHRDEIKRLLVFVYIYDQTPAFDRTHAIVTLYPSNGPRIEIHLDERHPQARSCAVVMIENVKGELVVRREVKFVYGFQAELDRLYGWGLQWGRGYKSKAER from the coding sequence ATGGGCTTCTTCGACGGGCTCTGGCGCGGACGCGAGGCCGACTTCGACTCGGGCAGCGCGGCCACGAACTCCATCGCGCTGACCAAACGGCACCACCAGGTCTCCCTCACCAAGCAGGGCGCGGCGACGGGCCATCTCCGGGTCAACCTGCACTGGCGGATGCGGACGTCCGACATCGGCGGGACGCAGCGGGAGTCCATGCTCAGGCACCCCTTCAAGGCGCTCAAGCCGCCGGAGGTCATGGGACACAGCCAGAGCATGGTCAACGTCGACCTCGACCTGGGGTGCCTGTACGAGCTGCAGGACGGCACGAAGGGGGTCGTGCAGCCCCTCGGCGGCTTCCTGGGAGACGTGAACGCGGCGCCGTACGTCAAGCTCAGCGGCGACGACCGGTTCGGGTCGGCGTCCGGCGAGACGATGTACGTCAACCTCGACCACCGGGACGAGATCAAGCGTCTGCTGGTCTTCGTGTACATCTACGACCAGACGCCGGCCTTCGACCGTACGCACGCGATCGTGACGCTGTACCCGAGCAACGGGCCGCGGATCGAGATACATCTGGACGAACGCCATCCCCAGGCCCGCTCGTGCGCGGTCGTGATGATCGAGAACGTCAAGGGCGAGCTGGTCGTACGGCGCGAGGTGAAGTTCGTCTACGGGTTCCAGGCGGAGCTGGACCGGTTGTACGGGTGGGGCCTGCAGTGGGGGCGGGGCTACAAGTCCAAGGCCGAGCGCTG